In Desulfuromonas thiophila, the DNA window AAGTTCTGGGGGATCACTCCCAGCTTTGCCTTTGTTGCCGAACCCCAGACCAATGGAGTTGCCGAACGGTTCAACCGCACCTTGAAAGAGCAGGCCATCTATGGCCGGGTTTTCCGTAACATCACCGACGTTCGCGAAGCCGTGAAGACCTTCGTGGAGCTTTACAACAGCGAATGGCGTGTTGAGAAAAACGGCTTCAGATCACCTGATGAAATCCGTCAGGCGGCGTAAGCTAAACTTGTGTCCAGGGAACCGGTTCCGCTACACTGGATGCTAAATAACCCTCTGTCGTAGGGTGGGCACCGCCCCACCCGTTTGATCCGTGCCACGAAAAAAATAGAGTGCGGCGTAAGCCTGTTATCAACGTTTTACGCCAGAGTTTCCAACTCGCACGATTCGCCGACCTAAAGGGCGGCGAGCCGAGTCTGTGAAGCATCACGGAAACCGACACAGTGCAGGTTGATCCAGGGTCAGGAGAAGTTCAGCTGGCTTTTGCATCCTTTTGGGCGGCTTGCCAAAAGGATGGCGCCTGCCGGGGCGAATCCCGGCGATCTTGACCTTGATTTTGCTCTTGCCCTTGATTCCTCTGTGGTCCGCATCACGAAACTGATCGTTCCGGCGAACCTCATCTGTTCTCATTGCTGGTGCCCACATGACGCGGGCTTCCGTGCCCGCACGTCGGGTCACTTTTGCGTCGACAAAAGTAACGCAAAATCGACTCCCGTCATTGCACCCTGCGGGTTCCCTCACTCCATTCACTTACACCGCGCTGTCGGCAAGAACTCGCCCTGTTTGCCACAGTCCTCAAACATTTGCCGACGATCATCGCGGTGACCGTTCTCTCCGTTCGGCGCCACTGAACGGGAGAGCTTTGGTGGTTGGCGAACCTTTGGCTCATCTTTCTTCGCATCGTGGCGCCACCAAAATCACCGCCAAATTCCCGGTATCCGCTGGCGCATCGCGCAGCTGATTCAGATCCAGTTCCACCCGCTGCTCCGGCAGCCCGGCACGGGCCACGAACACGCTGCGCTCCAGAGCCGCGCACTGGTCGAGCAGCTCGATCAACTGCGCCAGGCGGCGACCAATTTTCATGATGGCCACGCCGCTGCCCGACGTGATCAACGCGCGCAGCTTCTCCAGATCATTCGCCGCTGGGATAATGGTCAGCGGCTGCTCCCCTTCACCGAGTGGGCAGCAGGTCAGGGCCGCAACAGCGCTGACGGCGCTGATACCCGGCACCGTTTCAACCTGAGCCTGCGGGAACACCGCATACAGGGCGCGCAGCAGGTAGATGTAGGTGGAGTAGAGCAGCGCATCACCCAGGGTGACCAGGGCCACATCCTGCCCGGCCTGCAAGCGACCGGCGATCTCCAGCGCGGTCCCCTGCCAGTGCTGCTGGCGTGTGGCGGCGTGGTCGGCCAGGGAGAAGGTCACCGGCACGATGGCGCAATTTGCCGCCGCATGGGTGGCGGCGATGTCGGCAACATAGGTCTGGCGGCTGAGGCGCGAGGTCGGCACGTAGATGGCGTGGCACTGGTGCAGCACGCGTACCGCCTTGAGGGTGAGCAGTTCCGGGTCACCGGGGCCGACACCGACGCCGTAAAATGTTCCCTGTTGCGGCTGGGTCATGACATCACCTCCTGATGCAGCAGCATAATGATGGTGCGCGACGCCAAGCTGGCCTGACGTAATGTAGCGGCATCGCAGGGGTGAATCTTCTCTTCGGCCAGGGTGAGGTTTTCGCACACCATGGCCCGGTAGTCTGTGCCCAACTGCTCCAGCAGATCAGCGGCCCACATCGTGGCAGCTCGAGTACCGGCGAGGATGGCGATTTTGTGCCAGTGCCGCAGCTCGTCAACGGTGGCTGCGGGGGCGCGGCCATGGGCGCTGACGATACGCAGATCGTTCCAGTCGATGCCCAGCCGGGCACAGGCCACCTGCACCGAGCTGATGCCGGGGATCACTTGGCAGTGCTCGCGGCCGAAATGCTGCTGAACGCGGCGCGCCAGGCTGAACAGGCCGCTGTCGCCGGACACCAGCACCACCATCTGTTGGTCGCGGTGTTTTTCCATCTCCACGAGCACCGCCGGGATATCGGCCCCAACGGTCAGGCGCGTGGCTTTGACCTCTGGGAACAGCTCCAGCAGGTGACGTGCGCCGACCAACACATCGGCATCAGCTACGGCATTGCGAACCGCCGTGGTCAGATAGTCGCCATGGCCGGGGCCGCAACCGGCGATGATAATAGGCGGTGTCATAGGCTCTCCTGCTCAAGATGGCGCAGCCAGGGCTGCAAGTCTCCAGCGCTGCCGAGAATATCGCCCTTGAGGTTGATCAGCACCACCTGTGGCTGCCAGCAGGCGGGAAACCTCGCGGCGGTGTTGCGTTGAATCGCTTCGGCGAGGCGATCCGCCACCCGGCGACGCTGCGGGTCGGTCAGGCACTCCATGAAGACTCCTTCAACGGTGGTGGTGTCAGTCAGCGGACGCTGCAGCACCTGATGGGCCAGATCAGCGACAAAGGGCACGGCACTGTCGGATTGGCCGGAGTGGGTGTTCCACTGACCCATGGCCAGCTTGGCCAGCTTGCCGGGGTGCCCGAGCATCAGCAGCGCTGTAAACGGCTGCGCTTGCGCCTGTTCGAGCATGTAGCCCCACTCGTTACTCACCTCTACCACCTGTTGTGTTTTGAGATGAAACGCACGCAGGGCGGCGTTGCGCCCCATGTTGCCCGGCACAAACACCGGGGCGGTGGTGGCGCTGGCAACACAGATGTCGAGGGCGCACTTGAGCGATTGCTGCAGGGCAGGGGCGCTGAACGGGCGTACCCGGCCGCTGGTGCCGATGATGGAGATGCCGCCTTCAATGCCGAGTTTGGGATTAAAGGTTTTTGCCGCCAGCTCTTCGCCGCCGTCCACGGCCACGGTGACCATGACGCCGTGCTCGGTCACTTCGCGAATGGCCGCTATAATCATGGTGCGCGGCACCGGGTTGATGGCGGCTTCACCGACAGCCAGAGCCAAGCCGGGCAGGGTGACAGTGCCGACGCCGGGTCCGGCGCGGAAGATGACCTCCGTGCCACGGCTCGGCGTCAGGCGCACACGAATCCGTGCGCCGTGGGTGACATCGGGATCGTCACCGGCATCCTTGATGATACTGGCCTCGGCGCTGTCATCGCTCCGCTCCAGCGAAGCCACGGGCCACATCAGACGACTGCCGTCGGGCAACGCGATTTCCACCTGTTCCACCCGCTCATGACGGAACAGCAACAAGGCCGCGGCCTTAGCCGCCAGAGCCGCACAACTGCCGGTAGTGATGCCACCCTTCAGCTCGGCGCTCATGACGCGGCGTTCTCCTGCCAGCCGCGTTGACCGATTTTGACGATCAGGGTGGTCATGTAGCTTAACGGCGTCATGGTCCATTGGCTGAGGTCGTCGACCAGCAGCTCATGATCGCCCTGTTCGCCGCAGCTCACCAGCCGCGCCCGGCTGAGCAGGTTGCGCGGGCGCAGCAGGTCCATCAGCGCTTCGATGCAGCCGCCTGCTTTGTACAATACCAGGGTTTCGCAGTGGTCGAGGGCCTGGGCCACGGCGTCAAGGTTGGTGGCCGACATCAGGGTCAGGCGGTCCTCCTGCAGGGTCAGCACTTCGCCAAAGCGACTGGCCGAGGTCTGGAAGGCGCTGATGCCTGGCACCACGTGCAGGTGGTCGGCGGGCATGTGGTCGGCCAGAGCCTGCAACAGGTAGGAACTGGTGGCAAAGATCAGCGGATCGCCGAGGGTCACCTGAACCACGGATTGCCCGTGTGCGCAGCGTTGCACCACATCATCGGCCAGTTGCTGCCAGCGCTGGCGGGTGTTCTGGTCGTTGCGTTCCATGGGGTAGTTGAGAACCATGATCTCCTGATTGCTGAGGAACGGGCGCACCGCTTCGAGGGCCAGGCTTTTGGTGGCGGTTCTGGCCTGGGGCGACAGGATGACATCGCACTGTTCGACCAGGCGTGCCGCGCGCAGGGTGAGCAGGTCCGGGGCGCCGGGGCCGATGCCGACGGCGTAGAAGTGGCCGGGTTGTGGGCCTTTGCCGGAAATGCCGGCTAAAGGATCGGGAATCGCCATTCAGACCTCGCTCACGGGAACAGGGGCAGGAACCGGAGCCGAAGCGCCCGCCGGGGGCTGGCCGGAATAGCCGTCCGGAAATCGCGCCAGGTGATTCAGCGCGCGATCAAGGTGATCAAAATAAATGGCGAGAATGGCGGGATTCCAGCCCAGTGAAGGGCTGCAGCGGACCTGAGCGACCTGAAGGAGGTTTTTCCAGCTGTCGTCTTCGTCGCCGAGGACGTCGTTCATGATGTGATCGCCGGCAACGATCATCAGCGGGACAAAGTGAACCTGCTCAGGCTGACGGGCCTTGAGCGTTTCCAGCCCAGCGGTGCCCGGCGTGCCCTCGACGCTGGCCACGGTGAGCTTGGGGTAGCGCGCTTCAATGGCGGCGGCGAATTTTACCAGCCGCCGGTTGAATTCGGGATAGTTCCTGTTGCCATGAGCGACCACCACGGTGGTTTCGTCAGCGTCAAGCGACGGAGCCAGGGCGGCAATGGTCGCTTCAATATCGGCGTTGCTGGTCATCAGCGGGTCACCGAACACCACCTGCAGGCCGTCGTTGTTGGCGCTGAACAGGGCCTGATATTCCTGCCCCGGCACCACATGCAGACTCTGGCAGGCGATACGCCGTGCCCCGCGCGTTCGCAGATCGGCCATGACTTCGGCAAGGTTGCGGGTGCGGATGCCACGCTGTTTGAGTTTGTCGATGATGAATTGAGAGGTGAAGGCCCACTGGATGTCATGGTCGGGGTAGCGCTGGCGGGCCTGACCATCGATGAAATCGTACACCTGCCGTGCTTCGTCCACTGAAGTGCCGAAGGCTACCAGAACAATGGTGGGTGGCGTTTCGGCCGGACAAGAGGGGGAGGCAGGATGTGTGGAATCGGGCGGTACGGTAAACATAGGGGCTCCCATCGGGGTCAAGGGGTTAAGGTGGCATCGGCCGCTGTCAGCAGACACAACGCATGCAAACAAGCCACCGCCAACGGACTTCCACCCCGCCGCCCCTCAATAACAATGTAGGGCACGCCAGTGGTCTGCAACTCCTCCTTGCTCTCCAACACATGCACAAAGCCCACGGGCATACCGATCACCAGCGCCGGGCGCAGTCCCTGTTCGAGGATCAGCC includes these proteins:
- a CDS encoding integrase core domain-containing protein; its protein translation is KFWGITPSFAFVAEPQTNGVAERFNRTLKEQAIYGRVFRNITDVREAVKTFVELYNSEWRVEKNGFRSPDEIRQAA
- the cobI gene encoding precorrin-2 C(20)-methyltransferase, which codes for MTQPQQGTFYGVGVGPGDPELLTLKAVRVLHQCHAIYVPTSRLSRQTYVADIAATHAAANCAIVPVTFSLADHAATRQQHWQGTALEIAGRLQAGQDVALVTLGDALLYSTYIYLLRALYAVFPQAQVETVPGISAVSAVAALTCCPLGEGEQPLTIIPAANDLEKLRALITSGSGVAIMKIGRRLAQLIELLDQCAALERSVFVARAGLPEQRVELDLNQLRDAPADTGNLAVILVAPRCEER
- the cbiE gene encoding precorrin-6y C5,15-methyltransferase (decarboxylating) subunit CbiE, whose product is MTPPIIIAGCGPGHGDYLTTAVRNAVADADVLVGARHLLELFPEVKATRLTVGADIPAVLVEMEKHRDQQMVVLVSGDSGLFSLARRVQQHFGREHCQVIPGISSVQVACARLGIDWNDLRIVSAHGRAPAATVDELRHWHKIAILAGTRAATMWAADLLEQLGTDYRAMVCENLTLAEEKIHPCDAATLRQASLASRTIIMLLHQEVMS
- the cbiD gene encoding cobalt-precorrin-5B (C(1))-methyltransferase CbiD; protein product: MSAELKGGITTGSCAALAAKAAALLLFRHERVEQVEIALPDGSRLMWPVASLERSDDSAEASIIKDAGDDPDVTHGARIRVRLTPSRGTEVIFRAGPGVGTVTLPGLALAVGEAAINPVPRTMIIAAIREVTEHGVMVTVAVDGGEELAAKTFNPKLGIEGGISIIGTSGRVRPFSAPALQQSLKCALDICVASATTAPVFVPGNMGRNAALRAFHLKTQQVVEVSNEWGYMLEQAQAQPFTALLMLGHPGKLAKLAMGQWNTHSGQSDSAVPFVADLAHQVLQRPLTDTTTVEGVFMECLTDPQRRRVADRLAEAIQRNTAARFPACWQPQVVLINLKGDILGSAGDLQPWLRHLEQESL
- the cobI gene encoding precorrin-2 C(20)-methyltransferase — translated: MAIPDPLAGISGKGPQPGHFYAVGIGPGAPDLLTLRAARLVEQCDVILSPQARTATKSLALEAVRPFLSNQEIMVLNYPMERNDQNTRQRWQQLADDVVQRCAHGQSVVQVTLGDPLIFATSSYLLQALADHMPADHLHVVPGISAFQTSASRFGEVLTLQEDRLTLMSATNLDAVAQALDHCETLVLYKAGGCIEALMDLLRPRNLLSRARLVSCGEQGDHELLVDDLSQWTMTPLSYMTTLIVKIGQRGWQENAAS
- a CDS encoding sirohydrochlorin cobaltochelatase, whose amino-acid sequence is MFTVPPDSTHPASPSCPAETPPTIVLVAFGTSVDEARQVYDFIDGQARQRYPDHDIQWAFTSQFIIDKLKQRGIRTRNLAEVMADLRTRGARRIACQSLHVVPGQEYQALFSANNDGLQVVFGDPLMTSNADIEATIAALAPSLDADETTVVVAHGNRNYPEFNRRLVKFAAAIEARYPKLTVASVEGTPGTAGLETLKARQPEQVHFVPLMIVAGDHIMNDVLGDEDDSWKNLLQVAQVRCSPSLGWNPAILAIYFDHLDRALNHLARFPDGYSGQPPAGASAPVPAPVPVSEV